The Sphingomonas sinipercae genome contains a region encoding:
- a CDS encoding TlyA family RNA methyltransferase, protein MRADQLLVIRGLAESRSRAQALIMAGTVFSGERKLAKAGDTLAEDAALEVRGKDHPWVSRGGVKLDHGLTHFGFDVAGAVALDIGSSTGGFTDVLLSRGAAKVYAVDVGTNQLAWKLRQDERVVVHEQTNARTLDRETIGEAIDIVTCDASFISLTKVLESPLKLARAGARLVALVKPQFEAGRAEVGKGGVVRDPLVHQRVCAESSAWVQSQGWRVVGVTESPITGPEGNIEFLLGAEKNG, encoded by the coding sequence ATTCGGGCAGACCAGCTGCTCGTCATCCGCGGACTGGCGGAGAGCCGGTCGCGGGCGCAGGCGCTGATCATGGCCGGCACCGTCTTCTCGGGGGAGCGCAAGCTGGCGAAAGCGGGCGATACGCTGGCCGAGGACGCAGCGCTGGAAGTGCGTGGCAAGGATCATCCCTGGGTGTCGCGTGGCGGGGTCAAGCTTGATCACGGACTCACGCACTTCGGCTTCGATGTCGCCGGGGCGGTTGCGCTGGACATCGGCAGTTCGACGGGCGGCTTTACCGACGTGTTGCTCAGTCGCGGCGCAGCAAAGGTGTACGCCGTCGACGTCGGCACCAACCAGCTTGCGTGGAAGCTTCGGCAGGACGAGCGCGTGGTGGTGCACGAACAGACCAACGCTCGCACGCTCGACCGCGAGACGATCGGCGAAGCCATTGACATCGTCACCTGCGACGCAAGCTTCATTTCGCTCACCAAGGTTTTGGAATCACCGCTGAAACTTGCCCGCGCCGGCGCCAGGCTCGTCGCTCTGGTCAAGCCGCAGTTCGAAGCCGGCCGGGCCGAAGTCGGCAAGGGCGGAGTTGTCCGCGATCCGCTGGTTCACCAGCGGGTTTGCGCGGAAAGCAGCGCGTGGGTGCAATCGCAGGGGTGGCGCGTTGTCGGCGTGACCGAAAGCCCGATCACCGGGCCTGAAGGCAATATCGAATTCCTGCTGGGAGCTGAAAAGAATGGCTGA
- a CDS encoding TspO/MBR family protein has product MAETIADSGPRKPWWKLALITVPAIVLLGSASGLLSNSGYENGWFIQLDKPFFMPPGWAFGVVWPILYVLLGLSLAMILAEPPSVARRKGLILFFVQLVLNFAWSPMFFAAHLIKPALMTIVVMAAIAAMAAGQFWRIRPLAGALMVPYLAWLCFAASLNAAIDRLNPGAGASLFGG; this is encoded by the coding sequence ATGGCTGAAACGATCGCTGACTCGGGTCCACGCAAACCATGGTGGAAGCTGGCGCTGATCACGGTGCCGGCGATCGTGCTGCTTGGGTCGGCGTCCGGGTTGCTGTCCAATTCGGGCTATGAAAACGGCTGGTTCATCCAGCTCGACAAGCCCTTTTTCATGCCTCCGGGCTGGGCCTTCGGGGTAGTCTGGCCGATCCTTTACGTGCTGCTCGGCCTGTCGCTGGCAATGATCCTGGCCGAGCCGCCATCGGTCGCCCGGCGCAAGGGGCTGATCCTCTTTTTCGTCCAGCTGGTACTTAACTTTGCCTGGTCGCCGATGTTCTTTGCCGCACATCTGATCAAGCCGGCACTGATGACGATCGTCGTCATGGCTGCGATCGCCGCGATGGCTGCAGGCCAATTTTGGCGGATTCGCCCACTGGCGGGCGCGCTGATGGTTCCCTATCTGGCGTGGCTATGCTTCGCGGCGTCCCTCAATGCCGCGATCGACCGCCTCAACCCCGGCGCCGGCGCTTCCCTGTTCGGCGGATAG
- a CDS encoding accessory factor UbiK family protein: MQSENRLFDDFVKMVNGFAGTVAGMGREAESSTREKMREWIGGMDFVGRDEFEAVKAMAAAARDENEALKGRIAALEAQAAGVAAGAKRASKPKTNPEPKP; this comes from the coding sequence ATGCAGTCAGAAAATCGGCTGTTCGACGATTTCGTGAAAATGGTGAACGGCTTTGCCGGCACGGTGGCGGGCATGGGCCGTGAAGCGGAATCGTCAACGCGCGAGAAGATGCGCGAATGGATCGGCGGGATGGATTTCGTCGGCCGCGACGAGTTCGAGGCGGTCAAGGCAATGGCGGCGGCCGCACGCGACGAAAATGAGGCCCTAAAAGGCCGCATTGCAGCGCTCGAGGCCCAGGCGGCTGGTGTCGCGGCAGGGGCAAAGCGGGCATCGAAGCCGAAGACGAATCCGGAGCCCAAGCCCTGA
- a CDS encoding YbjN domain-containing protein, with protein sequence METGEERDDGAPIEILEQYFEARGWPCERSAEGEIVASASGSWAQYEFRGVWRPEDQVLQFLAFPDIKVAPEKRSAIYESLGLINEQLWLGHFEMWSGSGLVVFRHATILDARESDGLTIEQAEAISEAALEECERFYPVFQFVLWGGKSPGEAIAAALIDTHGEA encoded by the coding sequence ATCGAAACCGGCGAGGAGCGCGACGACGGCGCTCCGATCGAGATTCTCGAGCAGTATTTCGAAGCCCGCGGTTGGCCGTGTGAACGGTCGGCCGAAGGCGAAATCGTCGCGTCCGCGTCCGGCAGCTGGGCGCAATATGAATTTCGCGGCGTCTGGCGGCCGGAAGACCAGGTGCTTCAATTCCTGGCGTTTCCCGACATCAAGGTCGCGCCGGAAAAGCGCTCGGCGATTTACGAATCGCTCGGCCTGATCAACGAGCAGCTGTGGCTCGGCCATTTCGAAATGTGGTCGGGATCGGGACTGGTCGTGTTCCGCCATGCGACCATCCTGGACGCGCGAGAAAGCGATGGTCTGACGATCGAGCAGGCCGAAGCCATTTCCGAAGCCGCACTGGAAGAATGCGAACGCTTCTATCCGGTTTTCCAGTTCGTCTTGTGGGGCGGCAAGTCGCCGGGCGAAGCGATCGCCGCAGCGCTGATCGACACCCACGGCGAGGCGTAA
- a CDS encoding pyrroline-5-carboxylate reductase family protein, which produces MQLPSPTWLVGCGNMAGAMVEGWRIAGIDLSTAIAIRPSGRPVEGVRTVTAIGQAGPSPALVLLGFKPQQLDSVAPELAPHLTERTTVVSILAGVEAASLKQRFPGAKIVRAIPNLPVAIRRGFVGLYSDDIQADSQSALAQLFSALGMALWTDSEKTLGGMGAVGGAGPAYVARFIDAIAKAGVAQGLPEQTAFAIALETVFGTAWLASSTRETMDQLARRVASPKGTTEAGLAVLDGGQALDRLVEETIEAAAARGRSLAQDARLP; this is translated from the coding sequence GTGCAGCTTCCCTCTCCGACCTGGCTGGTTGGCTGCGGCAACATGGCCGGCGCGATGGTCGAGGGCTGGCGGATTGCCGGTATCGATCTTTCGACCGCGATTGCGATCCGGCCCAGCGGACGGCCGGTTGAAGGCGTGCGTACCGTCACCGCAATCGGCCAGGCCGGACCCTCGCCCGCCCTCGTCCTGCTCGGTTTCAAGCCGCAGCAGCTCGATAGCGTCGCTCCGGAGCTTGCGCCCCACCTGACGGAACGGACTACCGTCGTTTCGATCCTGGCTGGCGTTGAAGCTGCAAGCCTGAAGCAGCGCTTCCCCGGCGCGAAGATCGTGCGCGCCATCCCGAACCTGCCGGTCGCCATTCGGCGCGGCTTTGTCGGCCTTTATAGCGACGATATCCAAGCCGACTCGCAAAGCGCCCTGGCACAATTGTTTTCGGCGCTTGGCATGGCGCTTTGGACGGATAGCGAGAAGACACTCGGCGGGATGGGCGCGGTCGGCGGCGCCGGCCCGGCCTACGTCGCCCGCTTCATCGATGCCATCGCCAAGGCAGGCGTGGCGCAGGGCCTTCCCGAACAAACCGCCTTTGCCATCGCCCTTGAAACCGTCTTCGGAACGGCCTGGCTCGCTTCCAGCACTCGCGAAACGATGGACCAGCTCGCCCGGCGCGTCGCCAGCCCCAAGGGGACGACGGAGGCCGGGCTTGCCGTTCTGGATGGCGGACAGGCGCTCGACCGGTTGGTGGAGGAGACGATCGAAGCCGCGGCGGCGCGCGGGCGCTCGCTTGCCCAGGATGCGCGCCTGCCCTAG
- a CDS encoding branched-chain amino acid aminotransferase, with product MADTQTFHDRDGWIWFDGKLVPWREAKVHVLTHALHYASSVFEGQRAYNGRIFKLGEHCQRLRRSAELLGFEVPWNVEQLGDACNEVLTANAMTDAYMRPVAWLGSEKMGVSPTGAKVHVAIAAWEWGKYFDADKAAKGIRLTLAPWRRPAPYTAPVHSKASGLYMIASLSRKHAEDTGFDDALMFDWRGQVAEATGANAFFIREGVLYTPTPDCFLDGITRRTVIDLARRRGVEVVERAIWPEELESFEQMFLTGSAAEVTPVGSAGPWTFEVGDLTRQLAKDYDDLVNGRLADR from the coding sequence ATGGCGGACACGCAGACCTTTCACGATCGGGACGGCTGGATCTGGTTCGACGGCAAATTGGTGCCGTGGCGGGAAGCGAAAGTTCACGTCCTCACTCACGCCCTCCATTACGCTTCGTCGGTGTTCGAGGGGCAGCGCGCGTACAACGGGCGGATCTTCAAGCTCGGCGAGCATTGCCAGCGGTTGCGCCGGAGCGCCGAACTGCTGGGCTTCGAAGTTCCCTGGAACGTCGAGCAACTGGGGGACGCCTGCAACGAGGTCCTCACCGCCAACGCGATGACCGACGCCTACATGCGCCCGGTGGCTTGGCTCGGATCGGAAAAAATGGGCGTCTCGCCGACCGGCGCGAAGGTGCATGTGGCGATCGCCGCGTGGGAATGGGGCAAGTATTTCGACGCGGACAAGGCGGCCAAAGGCATCCGCCTCACGCTCGCGCCGTGGCGCCGCCCGGCCCCCTATACCGCCCCCGTCCATTCGAAGGCATCCGGCCTCTACATGATCGCATCGCTGTCGCGGAAGCATGCGGAAGACACCGGCTTCGACGACGCCCTGATGTTCGACTGGCGCGGCCAGGTGGCCGAAGCGACCGGCGCCAATGCCTTTTTCATTCGCGAAGGCGTGCTCTACACGCCGACGCCCGACTGCTTCCTCGACGGGATCACCCGGCGCACTGTGATCGACCTGGCCCGGCGCCGCGGCGTCGAGGTCGTCGAGCGCGCGATCTGGCCGGAAGAGCTAGAAAGCTTCGAGCAGATGTTCCTCACCGGAAGCGCTGCCGAAGTGACCCCGGTCGGTTCCGCCGGGCCATGGACCTTCGAAGTCGGCGACCTCACCCGCCAACTTGCCAAGGACTATGACGACTTGGTCAACGGGCGCCTGGCCGACCGCTGA
- the metC gene encoding cystathionine beta-lyase, with product MTGGRRKEWRGRLVSPPVERTSTILFDSVADMRQRKPGLGSYAYGLQGTASHWALAEALTELEPGAAGTALLPSGLAAITAAMLAVLSAGDEVLVVDSVYGPTRIFCDKILSGFGIAARYYDPLATPEALESLVGESTRAILLESPGSLTFEVQDVPGICAMARRRGLTTILDNTWATPLLFPAIAVGVDISILAVSKHVGGHSDLLMGAVTATPEWFERIQHTAWDLGHAVSPDDAWLASRGLRTLGVRLRQHEHSGLAVAKWLDAHAAVGTMLHPALPDCPGHALWQRDFRGSSGLFAFSLLNADRKARDAVVDRLQLFGIGYSWGGFESLAIPVDPVRTVGKQNSQPLIRLHIGLEDADDLIADLEQALSV from the coding sequence GTGACGGGCGGTCGGCGCAAGGAATGGCGCGGCCGGCTGGTCAGCCCGCCGGTTGAGCGCACATCGACCATCCTGTTCGACAGCGTCGCGGACATGCGACAGCGAAAGCCGGGGCTGGGCAGCTACGCTTATGGGCTGCAGGGAACCGCTTCCCATTGGGCGCTGGCCGAAGCGCTAACCGAGCTTGAGCCTGGCGCTGCCGGGACCGCCCTCCTCCCCTCTGGCCTGGCAGCAATCACGGCCGCCATGTTGGCGGTTCTGTCCGCCGGCGACGAAGTGCTGGTGGTCGATAGCGTTTATGGCCCGACCCGAATCTTCTGCGACAAGATTCTGAGCGGGTTTGGCATCGCCGCTCGTTACTACGACCCGCTGGCGACGCCCGAGGCACTCGAGTCGCTGGTTGGCGAATCGACCCGCGCGATCCTGCTGGAAAGCCCGGGTTCGCTGACATTTGAGGTCCAAGATGTGCCGGGCATCTGTGCCATGGCCCGGCGCCGCGGACTGACCACAATCCTCGACAACACCTGGGCGACCCCGCTGCTATTCCCGGCGATCGCAGTCGGCGTCGACATCAGCATCCTTGCCGTGAGCAAGCACGTTGGCGGCCATTCAGACCTGCTGATGGGCGCCGTCACGGCGACGCCGGAGTGGTTTGAGCGCATTCAGCACACCGCCTGGGACCTGGGCCATGCCGTCAGCCCGGACGATGCCTGGCTCGCGTCGCGCGGGCTGCGGACATTGGGCGTGCGCCTGCGCCAGCATGAGCACAGCGGGCTGGCGGTCGCGAAGTGGCTCGATGCGCACGCCGCGGTCGGGACAATGCTTCACCCGGCCTTGCCCGATTGTCCCGGCCACGCGCTTTGGCAGCGCGACTTCCGCGGCTCCTCGGGCCTGTTCGCTTTCTCGCTACTCAACGCCGACCGGAAGGCTCGCGATGCAGTCGTGGACCGGCTGCAACTGTTCGGCATCGGCTACAGCTGGGGCGGCTTCGAAAGCCTGGCGATCCCCGTCGATCCGGTGAGGACGGTCGGGAAGCAGAACAGCCAACCGCTGATCCGTCTGCACATCGGGCTCGAAGATGCGGACGACCTCATCGCCGACCTGGAACAGGCCCTTAGCGTCTAG
- a CDS encoding DHA2 family efflux MFS transporter permease subunit, whose translation MADPAPGVASHPLDPQRRAIVTVAVMMAVLLQVLDTTIANVALPHMQASLSATQDTINWVLTSYIVASAIALPISGWLADRVGRKRLLMISVVGFTTASVLCAAATSLTEMVLFRAAQGVSGAFIVPLAQATLFDINPREKHGQAMALFGGGIMIGPILGPVLGGWLTDNYNWRWVFLVNLPVGIICGFLLLRFLPKTDVHRRKFDVLGFVLLAVAVGALQLCLDRGQGEDWFDSWEIIAEAGISLAAFWMFVVHIVTAKDPLFERSMFTDRNFATGLVFMVVTGVLLLAGLALLPPLLQNLYGYSVLQSGFLTAPRGIGTLISMLLAGRLTGKVDARLLVGLGIVLMGVSLWMMTGFALDQPSGPVIWSGVVQGLGLGMIFVPLQSLAFETLMPRQRTNAASLLNLSRNVGGSIGISVVSTQLVRMAQVAHADMASSISSDLPTTAGPLLQSLGVPGNAVIALINAEVTRQAVFIAYLDDFKLMMIVTFAVLPLLLLMRKPRAAGSAPAMAMD comes from the coding sequence ATGGCCGATCCGGCGCCCGGCGTCGCCAGCCACCCGCTCGATCCCCAACGGCGCGCCATCGTCACCGTCGCGGTGATGATGGCGGTGCTCCTCCAGGTGCTGGACACGACGATCGCCAACGTCGCGTTGCCGCACATGCAGGCGAGCCTCAGCGCCACGCAGGATACGATCAACTGGGTGCTGACGAGCTACATCGTCGCTTCTGCGATTGCCCTTCCGATCAGCGGCTGGCTTGCCGACCGGGTTGGTCGCAAGCGCCTGCTGATGATCTCGGTGGTCGGATTCACGACCGCGTCGGTACTATGCGCCGCGGCGACCTCACTGACGGAAATGGTGCTGTTCCGCGCTGCGCAGGGCGTCAGCGGCGCCTTCATCGTGCCGTTGGCGCAGGCAACGCTTTTCGACATCAACCCGCGCGAAAAGCACGGGCAGGCGATGGCCCTGTTCGGCGGCGGAATCATGATCGGGCCGATCCTCGGACCGGTGCTCGGCGGGTGGCTGACCGACAATTACAATTGGCGGTGGGTGTTCCTCGTGAACCTGCCGGTCGGGATCATCTGCGGTTTTCTCCTGCTTCGCTTTCTTCCCAAGACCGACGTTCACCGGCGCAAGTTCGACGTGCTCGGCTTCGTGCTATTGGCGGTCGCCGTCGGCGCGCTGCAGCTGTGCCTCGATCGCGGGCAGGGCGAGGACTGGTTCGACAGTTGGGAAATCATTGCGGAAGCAGGCATTTCGCTGGCCGCATTCTGGATGTTCGTCGTCCACATCGTCACCGCGAAGGACCCACTGTTCGAACGCAGCATGTTTACCGACCGCAACTTCGCGACCGGGCTGGTGTTCATGGTCGTCACGGGGGTCCTGTTGCTCGCCGGGCTCGCGCTGCTGCCGCCGCTCTTGCAGAATTTGTACGGCTATTCCGTGTTGCAGTCGGGGTTCCTGACCGCACCGCGGGGGATCGGAACCTTGATTTCGATGCTGCTTGCCGGGCGACTGACCGGCAAGGTCGATGCGCGATTGCTGGTCGGGCTTGGCATCGTGCTGATGGGTGTCTCGCTGTGGATGATGACCGGCTTCGCGCTCGATCAGCCGTCCGGGCCGGTTATCTGGAGCGGGGTCGTCCAAGGGCTGGGCCTCGGTATGATCTTCGTGCCGCTGCAAAGCCTTGCCTTCGAAACTTTGATGCCGCGCCAGCGGACCAACGCGGCCAGCCTGCTCAACCTGTCGCGCAACGTCGGCGGCTCGATCGGAATCTCCGTGGTCAGCACGCAACTGGTGCGGATGGCGCAGGTCGCCCATGCCGACATGGCAAGCTCGATCAGTTCCGATCTTCCAACGACGGCCGGGCCGCTGCTGCAAAGCCTTGGCGTGCCGGGCAATGCGGTGATTGCACTGATTAACGCGGAAGTGACGCGGCAAGCGGTGTTCATCGCCTATCTCGACGATTTCAAGCTGATGATGATCGTCACGTTCGCCGTGCTTCCGCTGCTGCTGCTCATGCGCAAACCGCGTGCCGCCGGCAGTGCCCCGGCAATGGCGATGGACTAG
- a CDS encoding HlyD family secretion protein, translating into MNEMKSDEGATVIEPDEAGAGDAVVVVRASRKGRLRAPLMLALPLILLIGGMYWWLSSGSTVSTDNAQVKQDIVAVSAQVAGPVAQVLVKNGDVVKRGQPLFRIESSSFRVALEQAEAQLAAAKLQTQQLRTQAAGTGADIVGAQANLQIQRNALARQQALLNRGFTTRADYDDALNEVRAAETQLADARARAANAQSAIAPGEQPSIAQAQAAVDKAKLDLQRTEVRAPMDGIVANADRLQPGQAVAPGVGLLSLVHGTGAWIEANFKEKDLAEMRPGQPVAIDVDAYPDLDLKGHVQSIGAGTGSEFAVIPAQNANGNWVKVTQRVPVRIAIDGKPARPMVAGLSAVVTVRLDERK; encoded by the coding sequence ATGAACGAGATGAAGTCGGATGAAGGCGCCACCGTCATCGAGCCGGATGAGGCCGGCGCCGGCGACGCGGTCGTGGTCGTGCGTGCCTCGCGAAAGGGAAGGCTGCGCGCGCCGCTGATGCTGGCGTTGCCGCTGATCCTTTTGATCGGCGGGATGTACTGGTGGCTGTCGAGCGGGAGCACGGTTTCCACCGATAACGCGCAGGTGAAGCAGGATATCGTCGCGGTCAGCGCCCAGGTGGCGGGGCCGGTGGCGCAGGTGCTGGTGAAGAACGGCGACGTGGTGAAGCGCGGCCAGCCATTATTCCGGATCGAATCCTCCTCCTTCCGCGTGGCGCTTGAGCAGGCCGAAGCGCAGCTTGCCGCGGCAAAGCTGCAGACCCAGCAACTGCGCACCCAGGCGGCAGGCACCGGGGCGGACATCGTCGGTGCGCAAGCGAATCTCCAGATCCAGCGTAACGCTTTGGCCCGTCAGCAGGCGCTGCTCAATCGCGGCTTCACGACGCGTGCGGACTATGATGACGCGCTCAACGAAGTGCGCGCAGCAGAAACGCAGCTGGCCGATGCCCGCGCGCGTGCCGCCAATGCGCAATCGGCCATCGCGCCCGGCGAGCAGCCGTCGATCGCACAGGCGCAAGCCGCGGTCGACAAGGCCAAGCTCGACCTGCAGCGGACGGAGGTCCGAGCGCCGATGGACGGGATCGTCGCCAACGCGGATCGGTTGCAGCCCGGCCAAGCGGTGGCTCCGGGTGTCGGTCTGCTGTCGCTCGTCCACGGCACCGGCGCCTGGATCGAGGCCAACTTCAAGGAGAAGGACCTGGCGGAAATGCGGCCAGGCCAGCCGGTCGCGATCGATGTCGATGCCTACCCCGACCTCGACCTCAAGGGGCATGTCCAAAGCATCGGCGCCGGCACCGGCAGCGAATTCGCAGTAATCCCGGCGCAAAACGCCAACGGCAATTGGGTCAAGGTGACGCAGCGCGTGCCGGTTCGGATCGCAATCGACGGCAAGCCGGCCCGGCCGATGGTCGCCGGGCTGTCGGCTGTGGTCACGGTGCGCCTGGACGAGCGGAAGTAG
- a CDS encoding MarR family winged helix-turn-helix transcriptional regulator, which yields MLFEINETAHAIRRAFDQRAASLGVTKAQWRVLARLKREPGLRQVELADKLDVEPITLCRIVDRLEEAGLVERHRDPSDRRAWKLELTDKAEPVVARLRELVREFSSEILGSMGPAGVENLRAELKDVRAKVAAGQHKNRVSA from the coding sequence TTGCTTTTCGAAATCAATGAGACCGCGCATGCGATCCGGCGCGCGTTCGACCAGCGCGCTGCGTCCCTTGGCGTGACCAAGGCGCAGTGGCGTGTGCTGGCGCGACTCAAGCGGGAGCCCGGCCTTCGGCAGGTCGAACTGGCGGACAAGCTGGACGTCGAGCCGATCACCTTGTGCAGGATCGTCGACCGATTGGAGGAAGCGGGGCTGGTCGAACGCCACCGCGACCCGTCCGACCGGCGGGCGTGGAAGCTGGAGTTGACCGACAAGGCGGAGCCGGTGGTCGCCCGCCTACGCGAACTGGTGCGCGAATTTTCGAGCGAGATCCTGGGTTCGATGGGTCCAGCGGGTGTCGAGAATCTGCGTGCCGAATTGAAGGACGTCCGCGCCAAGGTCGCCGCGGGGCAGCATAAGAACAGGGTCAGTGCATGA